In one window of Burkholderia cenocepacia DNA:
- the rplN gene encoding 50S ribosomal protein L14, whose translation MIQTESRLEVADNTGAREVLCIKVLGGSKRRYAGIGDIIKVSVKEATPRGRVKKGEIYNAVVVRTAKGVRRQDGSLIKFDGNAAVLLNNKLEPIGTRIFGPVTRELRSERFMKIVSLAPEVL comes from the coding sequence ATGATCCAGACCGAATCTCGGCTCGAAGTAGCCGACAACACGGGTGCACGTGAAGTCCTGTGCATCAAGGTGCTCGGCGGCTCGAAGCGTCGTTATGCCGGCATTGGCGACATCATCAAGGTGAGCGTCAAAGAGGCAACGCCGCGCGGGCGCGTGAAGAAAGGCGAAATTTACAACGCCGTGGTGGTTCGCACCGCCAAGGGCGTGCGCCGTCAAGACGGCTCGCTGATCAAGTTCGACGGCAACGCCGCTGTGCTTTTGAATAACAAGCTCGAGCCGATCGGCACCCGTATCTTCGGGCCGGTGACGCGTGAGCTGCGTAGCGAACGATTCATGAAGATCGTTTCGCTGGCGCCGGAAGTGCTGTAA
- the rpsC gene encoding 30S ribosomal protein S3: MGQKIHPTGFRLAVSRNWASRWYANNNNFAAMLQEDIGVREYLKKKLKNASVGRVVIERPAKNARITIYSSRPGVVIGKKGEDIEQLKTELQRRMGVPVHVNIEEIRKPETDAQLIADSITQQLERRIMFRRAMKRAMQNAMRLGAQGIKIMSAGRLNGIEIARTEWYREGRVPLHTLRADIDYATSEAKTTYGIIGVKVWVYKGDTLGRNDAPVVEEVAEDKRPRRNARPGDRRPRRDGEGGAPGARRGAPRRGAGKPEDGKTGE; the protein is encoded by the coding sequence ATGGGACAGAAAATTCATCCGACTGGCTTCCGCCTGGCTGTCAGCCGCAATTGGGCTTCGCGTTGGTACGCGAACAACAACAATTTCGCGGCGATGCTGCAGGAAGACATCGGTGTTCGTGAATACCTGAAGAAGAAGCTGAAGAACGCTTCGGTCGGTCGGGTCGTCATCGAGCGTCCGGCGAAGAACGCGCGCATCACGATTTACAGCTCGCGTCCGGGCGTGGTCATCGGCAAGAAGGGCGAGGATATCGAACAGCTGAAGACGGAACTGCAACGCCGCATGGGCGTGCCGGTTCACGTCAACATCGAAGAAATCCGCAAGCCGGAAACCGATGCTCAGCTGATCGCTGACTCGATCACGCAACAGCTCGAGCGCCGGATCATGTTCCGTCGCGCGATGAAGCGTGCGATGCAGAACGCGATGCGTCTGGGTGCCCAAGGCATCAAGATCATGAGCGCAGGCCGTCTGAACGGTATCGAAATCGCTCGTACGGAGTGGTATCGCGAAGGTCGCGTGCCGCTTCACACGCTGCGTGCTGATATCGACTACGCGACTTCGGAAGCGAAGACGACTTACGGGATCATCGGCGTCAAGGTGTGGGTCTACAAGGGCGATACGCTCGGCCGCAACGACGCACCGGTGGTGGAAGAAGTAGCCGAAGACAAGCGTCCGCGTCGCAATGCGCGTCCGGGCGACCGTCGTCCGCGCCGTGATGGCGAAGGCGGCGCTCCGGGTGCTCGTCGTGGCGCACCGCGCCGCGGCGCCGGCAAGCCCGAAGACGGCAAGACTGGAGAATAA
- the rplE gene encoding 50S ribosomal protein L5 yields the protein MARFQEFYKEKVVPGLIEKFGYKSVMEVPRITKITLNMGLGEAIADKKIIENAVGDLTKIAGQKPVVTKARKAIAGFKIRQGYPIGAMVTLRGQAMYEFLDRFVTVALPRVRDFRGVSGRAFDGRGNYNIGVKEQIIFPEIDYDKIDALRGLNISITTTAKTDDEAKALLASFKFPFRN from the coding sequence ATGGCTCGTTTTCAAGAGTTTTACAAAGAAAAGGTTGTGCCCGGCCTGATCGAGAAGTTCGGTTACAAGTCGGTCATGGAAGTGCCGCGCATCACCAAGATCACGCTGAACATGGGTCTTGGCGAAGCGATCGCTGACAAGAAGATCATCGAGAACGCCGTTGGCGACCTCACGAAGATCGCCGGCCAGAAGCCGGTCGTCACGAAGGCTCGCAAGGCAATCGCAGGCTTCAAGATTCGCCAGGGTTACCCCATCGGCGCGATGGTGACGCTGCGTGGCCAGGCGATGTACGAATTCCTCGACCGTTTCGTGACGGTTGCCCTGCCCCGCGTGCGTGACTTCCGCGGTGTGTCGGGTCGTGCTTTCGATGGCCGTGGCAACTACAACATCGGTGTGAAAGAGCAGATCATTTTCCCCGAAATCGATTACGACAAGATCGACGCACTGCGTGGGCTGAACATCAGCATCACGACGACTGCGAAGACCGACGACGAAGCAAAGGCTCTGCTCGCCAGCTTCAAGTTCCCGTTCAGAAACTGA
- the rpsQ gene encoding 30S ribosomal protein S17, with protein sequence MNDSVKTSLKRTLVGRVVSNKMDKTVTVLIEHRVKHPIYGKYVVRSKKYHAHDEANTYNEGDLVEIQETRPVSKTKAWTVSRLVEAARVI encoded by the coding sequence ATGAACGATAGCGTGAAAACCTCGCTGAAGCGGACGCTGGTCGGTCGGGTCGTCAGCAACAAGATGGACAAGACCGTCACCGTGCTGATCGAGCACCGCGTCAAGCACCCGATCTACGGCAAGTATGTCGTGCGTTCGAAGAAGTACCACGCGCACGATGAAGCGAACACCTACAACGAAGGCGATCTCGTCGAAATCCAGGAAACGCGTCCTGTTTCGAAGACGAAGGCCTGGACGGTGTCGCGCCTCGTCGAAGCCGCTCGCGTCATCTAA
- the rpmC gene encoding 50S ribosomal protein L29 → MKASELLQKDQAALNKELADLLKAQFGLRMQLATQQLTNTSQLKKVRRDIARVRTVMTQKANQK, encoded by the coding sequence ATGAAGGCTTCCGAACTTCTCCAGAAAGACCAGGCCGCGCTCAACAAGGAGCTGGCGGACCTGCTGAAGGCGCAATTCGGCCTGCGCATGCAACTCGCGACCCAGCAGCTCACGAACACGAGCCAGCTGAAGAAGGTTCGTCGCGACATCGCACGTGTGCGGACCGTCATGACTCAGAAGGCGAACCAGAAATGA
- the rplP gene encoding 50S ribosomal protein L16 has product MLQPKRRKYRKEQKGRNTGKATRGNAVSFGEFGLKAIGRGRLTARQIEAARRAMTRHIKRGGRIWIRIFPDKPISQKPAEVRMGNGKGNPEYYVAEIQPGKMLYEMDGVTEELAREAFRLAAAKLPLKTAFIVRQLGA; this is encoded by the coding sequence ATGCTGCAACCGAAACGCAGAAAGTATCGTAAAGAGCAGAAGGGTCGTAACACCGGCAAGGCGACGCGCGGCAACGCAGTGTCATTCGGTGAATTCGGCCTGAAGGCGATCGGTCGCGGTCGTTTGACCGCACGTCAGATTGAAGCGGCGCGTCGTGCAATGACGCGTCACATCAAGCGTGGCGGCCGCATCTGGATCCGGATCTTCCCGGACAAGCCGATTTCGCAGAAGCCGGCCGAAGTGCGTATGGGTAACGGTAAGGGTAACCCGGAGTACTACGTCGCCGAGATTCAGCCGGGCAAGATGCTCTATGAAATGGACGGCGTAACCGAAGAACTGGCACGCGAAGCGTTCCGTCTGGCCGCAGCCAAGCTGCCGCTCAAGACGGCATTCATCGTGCGCCAGCTCGGCGCCTAA
- the rpsN gene encoding 30S ribosomal protein S14: MAKLALIEREKKRARLVAKFAAKREALKAIVEDQSKSEEERYEARLELQQLPRNANPTRQRNRCAITGRPRGTFRKFGLARNKIREIAFRGEIPGLTKASW, encoded by the coding sequence GTGGCTAAACTGGCACTGATCGAACGTGAAAAGAAGCGCGCCCGCCTGGTCGCGAAGTTCGCAGCAAAGCGCGAAGCGCTGAAGGCGATCGTCGAAGACCAAAGCAAGTCGGAAGAAGAGCGCTACGAAGCACGCCTGGAGCTGCAGCAACTGCCCCGCAACGCAAACCCGACCCGCCAGCGTAACCGCTGCGCGATCACGGGCCGTCCGCGTGGCACGTTCCGTAAATTCGGCCTCGCGCGTAACAAGATTCGTGAAATCGCATTCCGTGGCGAGATTCCTGGCCTGACCAAGGCGAGCTGGTAA
- the rplX gene encoding 50S ribosomal protein L24 — protein sequence MNKIRKGDEVIVVTGKDKGKRGVVLAVGAEHVTVEGINLVKKHVKPNPMKGTTGGVEAKTMPLHISNVALVDANGKASRVGIKVEEGKKVRFLKTTGAVLSA from the coding sequence ATGAACAAGATTCGCAAAGGTGACGAAGTCATCGTCGTCACTGGCAAGGACAAGGGCAAGCGCGGCGTCGTGCTGGCTGTCGGTGCTGAACATGTGACGGTTGAAGGTATCAACCTCGTCAAGAAGCATGTGAAGCCGAACCCGATGAAGGGTACGACGGGCGGCGTGGAAGCGAAGACGATGCCCCTGCATATTTCGAACGTCGCACTGGTCGACGCGAATGGCAAGGCGTCGCGTGTTGGCATCAAGGTCGAGGAAGGCAAGAAGGTTCGCTTCCTGAAGACGACCGGTGCCGTACTGAGCGCCTGA